The DNA region CGTGATCATGGTGATGTCGCGCACGAAGGTGACCACCAGGCGCAGGGCCCCGGAATCATCGAATACGGGAAATCCCGACAGGACCAGCTTCTTCCCGTTCTGCAACTGCTGCACGTGGGTGGCGGGCTTGCCGGTGCGTACTATTTCAGGGTTCAGGATCTTGTCGAAGACTCCGTTCTCAACAAGTGCGCGCACCTGTTTGCCCTGCACCTGCTCCTGCTTGAGCCCGGTAAGCTGCTCGTACATGCGGTTGACACGCAGGGTCACGCCCGAAACGTCCGAGATGAACACTCCGTCGGGAAGAGCATCAAGTATGTATTCAAAGTTCTTTGAAAGAAAATCCATGGAACGGTTTGGCATGCAAAAAATCTCTCACGGCTTAAAAAAAAAGGCAACCCTGACGAGCTGCCTTTTAATACAATGCTATGTAAAATATGAATATGACATCAATCTACCGTCACAAATATCAATTAATGACAAAATAAGTGATGTATAAATTCAAATTATAAATATTGCATCAATACTATTTCGCCACTTCGACCCTGTCTCCAAGAACGCTTCGTGCGGCATCAATCAGTCTTGGCATGACGGATTTATCCAGCGTGACTTCATCCATGGGCGGAACACGATCGAGAAAATGATATTTCTGTGTCCCGAGACGATGATAGGGAAGCATTTCGTAGCGCACATTCGGGAATGGTTCCAGAAACTTCGCAATGGCGATGATTGCCTCCTCCGAATCATTGAATCCGGGAATCACCGGAGTGCGGGCCAGAATCGTCTTGTCCGGATCAAGCAGGGCGAGCTTCCTGAAATTGTCGAGAATCCGCTCATTGGAACATCCGGTCTGTGCCTCATGAATCCCGCTATCCATATGCTTGATATCGTACAAGACGTAATTCAGATATTCGGACGCGGCCTCCAGCGTCTTCCATGGAACCATCCCGCACGTCTCCACCGCCGTCTTGATTCTGCGACGACGCGCATCGCGCAGCAAAGCCAGGGCAAACTCGCCCTGCATGAGCGGCTCCCCTCCGGACAGGGTCAATCCACCGCTGGATCTGGTGTAGAACGCCGCATCCTGCTCAACGACCTTCAGCACATCATCGACGCTTCGCTCCTGTCCGTAGACGATAAGCCCCTGGGATGGACACGCCTCGGCGCAATTTTTCGGGCACCCGTCACAAAGCGCGCGGTCTATGCGCAGCGTGTCGTCCGCCTCACGTATGATCGCGCCGCGCAGACAGGCCTGCAGGCAGCGCGTGCATTTTGAGAAGGTGAGGCAGCGGCCGGCATTGAAGGCCAACTCGGGTTCGCTTTTCTGCGACTCGGGATTGCTGCACCAGTTGCAGGACAAGGGGCAACCCTTCAGAAACACGATGGTTCGGATTCCGGGGCCGTCGTGCACGGAATATTTCTGGATGTTGAACACCAGACCTTTCTTCTTTTTGTCTTCTAGCGCGCTCATGAGACTCCTCGATGGTTTACGCGATGGGAAGGACCGACGGGCGGTCCCGGCGCCGATTCCAGGAACGGAAAAGGTCAGGGGGCCGAAGCCCCCTGTTTTTTTTAGATATCTCCATGCTCCGTACGAGCGATGAGGTCGTTCTGGAGATCGGGGGAGAGATCCACGAAGTAGGCGCTGTAGCCTGCGATGCGCACGATCAGGTTGCGGTACTTCTGCGGGTCCTTCTTGGCCGCGATGAGGGTGTCGCGGTTGATGACGTTGAACTGCACGTGCCATATCTTCAGGTCGCAGAAGGTGCGGATGAAGGACACGAGCTTTTCCGTGCCCTGCTCGCCCTCGATGCACTTGGGAGTGAACTTGATGTTGAGCATGCGGGCCGCGCGGTCGCGCATGCCGTAGTTCTTGGTGTTGTAGTTCGAGAGCAGGATGGCGGTAGGCCCGTTCACATCCGCGCCGTGGGAGGCGGAGGAGCCGTCGGACAGCGGAGTGTACTGCTTGCGTCCGTTGGGGGTCGCGCTGACGACCTTGCCGAAGGGCACATGGGAGGTGAAGGGCACGTAGCGCACGTCGTTGTGCATGCCCAGTTCCTTGCTGTACTTGCCGCCGTATTCGACGGAAATCCTGTCGATTTCACGGCCGATGCTGTCGGCATAGGGGTCGTTGTTGCCGTAGCAGGGAGCGCTGCGCAGCAGGGCCTCGATGTCTTCGTGCCCTTCGAAGTTGGCGTCGATGGCGTCGATGATCTGCTGCATGGTCAGCTTCTTGTCCTCGAAGACCAGCTTCTTGATGGCCGCAAGGGAGTCAACGACAGTGCCGAGTCCCATGTATTCGAAGTAACCGAGGTTGATGCCCTCGGGGATCTGCTCCTGATGCAGGTCGATGCAATGCTTCATGCACAGGTCGTGCATGGCCGAACCCATGGGCTGGGCGAAGCAGGTCGCGCGGATCTTGTTGATCTTGTACTGCTGCACGAAGGCGGCGCGCAGGAAAAGCAGGTGCTGCTGCACGTATGCGTTCCAGAACTCCTCCCAGGTGGCGAACGTGGTCGGATCGCCGGTCTTCAGGCCGAGCTCGGCATCGCCGTATTTCTTCATGCGGCCGTTGCGCAGCACCATTTCCACGGCGGCGGCGAAGTTGATGTACGCGCCGCCCGAGGTGTAGGTGTCGCGGTTGGGCATGCGCGCCTCGGTGCAGCCGGACACCGCGTAGTCATAGGCCTCGGCGAAGGTCGCGCCCTTGGAGACGTACAGCGGCACGATCTCCTCGTCGTTGATCAGCTTGGGGAAGCCCGAGCCGTCCTTGATGGTCTCGGCCACGTCCCACAGGTAGCTCTCGGGGGAGCGGCTGTGGATGCGGGCGGCGAGGTCAGGGTAATGCAGCGGGAACTCGCGCTTGGACTTCAGGATCAGGTGCGTCAGGTCGTTGGTGGCGTCGCGTCCGTCCGGGGTCTGTCCGCCAACGGTCACGGCTTCCCAGTGCGCGTAGCCTTCATTGAAAGCGCCGCCCGTGGGAGAGATGTACATGTCGATGAATTCGGCCATGCCGACCCACATGCACTCCAGAAGCTCCATGGCCTGCTCTTCGGTCAGCTTGCCCGCCTCGACGTCCTGGGCGTAGTAAGGGAAAAAATACTGGTCCATGCGGCCGTTGGAAATGGTCGTGCCGGTCTTCTGCTCGATGCGGGAGAACATCTGCGTGAACCACTGGCTCTGACAGGCTTCCCAGAAATCACGGGCGGGCTCGCCGGGAACGTGCTCGGCGTTTTCGGCCATGCGGATCAACTCCGCCTTGCGGGCCGGGTCGGTTTCCTTCTCCGCCACTTCACGGGCAAGCACGGCATGGCGCTTGGCCCAATGCACGATGGCATCGCTGACGATGACGATGGCCTCAAGAAAAGGTCTCTTCTCGCAATTGTCCTTGGGGCTCAACGGATCAAGGATGGCCAGCTTCGCTTCGGCTTCGCGCTTGATGTCGTTGAAGCCGCGCTTCAGAATCTTCTCGAAGTCATGCACCCACTGGATGGAGGAACGGAACGAGGCGGTCTCGTTGACGATGAAACGGGACATGAGTCCTTCCGGATCGTCGTAGGTCAGCTTGTGAACTTCCTCGGGCAGTGCGGCGTTGAGCTTCTCGTGAAAGGTCTTGCCCTTCCAGAAGGGAGCGATCTGCTCGACGACAATCTTTGCGTCCTCGGGAGTGATGGTCGCGGGAGACTGCGTACGGGTGGGCAGGTCGCGCACCGCGATATCCAGAAAGTCGCCATCGAGTTCAGGATAGAGAATGCCGTAGCGGCCGTCGAAACCGGCGCGACCCAGCAAAAGCTGATCTTCCTGAACGTAAACAGTCATGTTTTCGGCGATGTGCTTCAGAGCCTTTGCCCAACGCAGAACAAGAGGCTGTCCTTCAGTCTCTTGCATCGACTGTGTAAAATACAAGGCACGCTCGACATCGATGCGCGGTTTCTGTCCGTCAAATTTTTCCAGGAGCTTGAAGACACGACTGTGGGTCTTTCTGAATTTATCTTCCTTGCCTTCAATCTGATTATAAAGGCGTTCTTCCTGAGGCGACATGCATCCACAAGTAAAGCGAGTCATGTTCTTACTCCTGATCTAAGTTTATTGATTGAATCTTATGAGAACTTAAATCCCGAAAATTAGTCATTGGACTATTTTTAGCATCGTATTCAATTCTTCTCTTCACAGACATGCTTCGGGATTATTGAACTGCCTGCTTCTGAGCATTCTTTGTGCCAAATCTTATAACCACATGAAAAGATACGGTTTCCGGAGTTATGGTGTCTTTTCGGTCTTTTGAGAAAAAAATAACGAATCGCGCCCGTCGCATATTTGCAACAAAGCGTAAAAAAACTTCTTTTCAGGCAAAAAAAGAGTTGCAAATTTGCGACGAGATGCTCAAAATTTACTACCAAAACCGTCGCAAAACCCGAAAGCCAACTTAAAGAGCTTACGTATGACACCGTTTTGTGATTTTTTTCCCAAAAGCAGCGCTTCTGACAAGAACATTTCCCAGTAGTTGCAAGTTTGCAACGACACCTCCCACACTCTGCCGCATTTATGCACTGCACAATTCCAACCATCTGGATTTAAAACACTTTTCAACGTAGCATATTTGCTGATCGGCTTTTTTCTCTGGCATGTATTCTGCTCAGGGACCATCAACACCCGTGATCAGAGGGCGACAGCCAAACAATTGCAGAGCAATACTGGTCAAAACTTAAATTTTTGGAGGAAGAATGAAAAAGAAGATCGTTTTTGCAGCGCTGGGACTCATGGCCGCCATCGGTTTGTCCGGGAGCTTCAACGCCGCCGAGGCCGGAAAGCCGCTGACCCTTCGTCTTGGACACCCGATGGCTCCAGGTAACAACGTCACCGTCGGCTACGAAAAGTTCAAGGAACTGGTGGAAGCGAAAAGCGACAGGAAGATCCGCATTCAGATCTTCGGCAATGCCCAGCTCGGCAGCGACAGAGTGACCACCGAAGCGGCCCAGGCCGGCACGCTGGACATGTCCTCATGCTCCTCCCCGAACATGGCCAGCTTCAACAAGGCCTACATGGCCCTGGACCTGCCCTACATAACCGCTCCCAAGTATCAGGAAAACCTGTACAAGGCCCTCGATGAAGGCGAACTCGGCCAGGAACTGGAGAAGCTTTCCAACGAAATCGGCCTGACCACGCTCATGTTCAGCCAGTACGGATACAGAAACTTCGTCAGCACCAAGAAGCCCATCCGCACCGTGGCGGATCTGGCAAACCTCAAGGTCCGCACCACTGACTCTCCCGTCGAGGTTGCCGTGGCCACCGCGCTTGGCATGAACCCCGCTCCGGTTGCCTGGGGCGAGACCTACACCGCCTTGCAGCAGGGCACTGTCGATGCCGAAGGCAACACGTTTTCCCTGCTCAACGACGCCAAGCACACCGAAGTCCTGAAGTACGCCATGGACTCCAACCACAACTACAGCATGCACCTTCTGCTCATGAACAAAAAGAAGTGGGACAGCCTCACTCCCGACCAGCAGCGCATCCTTGGCGAATCCGCACGCGAAGCACTGCAGTGGCAGCGCGAGGAAACTGTCCGCCTTGAGGCGAAGGCCTGGGAAGCGTTCAAGGAGAAGGGAATCGAGATCACCATCCTGGACGACGCCGAACGCGCCAAGCTCAAGGAACTCACCGCGCCCGTGCGTGATAAATTCGCAGAGCAGATTCCCGCCAATCTGCTCAAGCTCTTGAACGAAACACAGCAATAACATTCCCTTTTCACCCCCGGAAGCAAGTCCGGGGGTGAAAAGACAAACCTGTCTCCCCTGAACATCGTGAAGTGCATCAAACTTTGCGGCATGCTCGACTTGCAGGGGATTTGACCGGATGGTCCACATAAAATGAGGCAAAAGGGAGACCACATGGATCAGGAAATCACCTGCGGCGCAATGCCCATCACACAAATCAACGCGCCAGACACTCAGTCGAAGTGCTGGGCCTGGATCGATGAAAATTTCGAAAAAATATTCCTTGTTTCGGGATTATTGCTGATAATCCTCTTCATCACCTTCCAGACCACTTACAGATACCTAATAACCCACTTCTCAGACACTGCGGGCGCGGCGGTCTGGAGTGAAGAGCTTTCCCGGTACATTTTCATCTGGATAACGTACCTGGCACTCTCCGTGGCCATCAAAAAACGCAGTTCGATCCGCATCGACATAATTTTCGACAAGCTCCCTCTGCGCTGGCAAAATGCAAGCTGGGTCATGGTCGACACGTTCTTCCTGATACTCACGCTCACCATCTGCTGGACGGGATGGTCGCAAATCGAAAGATTGCTCGAATTTCCCCAGCATACGACGGCCCTGGGCATTCCCTACATAATCCCGTACATGGTTCTGCCGGTAGGTTTCGGGCTCATGAGCCTGCGCCTGCTTCAGGGCCTGGGCCGCCAGGTTCGCATCTGCGGCCTGAAGGACACCCTGTTTGCGCTCGCATGCGTGGCCCTGGTCGTCTCTCCGGTCTTCGTCGCGGAGTACATCGAACCGCTGCCGGCCCTGTTCGGATATTTCGTGGTCCTGTGCCTTCTTGGCGTCCCCATCGCGATCTCCCTCGGACTGTCCACCCTGGCCACGGTCATCTGCGCCGACACCCTGCCCATTCAGTACCTGGCGCAGACGGCCTTCACATCCATCGACAGTTTCCCCATCATGGCCATCCCGTTCTTCATCGCGGCGGGCGTGTTCATGGGCGCGGGCGGCCTTTCGCAACGTCTCCTCTCCCTGGCCGACGAGATGCTCGGAGGACTGTATGGCGGCATGGCTCTGGTCACCGTCGCGACCTGCATGTTCTTCGGAGCCATCAGCGGCTCCGGCCCGGCCACCGTCGCTGCCATCGGAGCGCTGACCGTTCCGGCCATGGTGGAACGCGGATACGACAAATATTTCGCGGGCGCACTGGTTGCGGCTGCGGGCGCCATCGGCGTCATGATCCCGCCCAGCAATCCCTTCGTGGTTTACGGCATCTCGGCCCAGGTCTCCATCGGCGACCTCTTCCTGGGCGGCATCGTGCCTGGTGTTCTGACCGGGCTTGTGCTCATGGGTTATGCCTATTTCTTCTCCAAGGCCCGCAACTGGCACGGTGAAGTGCGCGAAAGAAGCGTAAAGACGCTGGGCAAGGCATTCTGGAACGCCAAGTGGGCGCTCATGGTGCCCGTCATCGTGCTCGGAGGCATCTACGGAGGCCTCATGACGCCCACGGAGGCGGCGGCTGTCGCGGCTTTTTACGGCCTGATCGTCGGCGTTTTCGTATACCGCGAGATCGGCTTCAAGAAACTGTTCAATTGCTGCGTCGAAGCCACCGAGACATCCGCCACGATCATCGTGCTCATGGCCATGGCCACCCTCTTCGGCAACATCATGACCATCGAGGACGTGCCGGGCACCATCGCCCGCGCCATCCTGAGCGTCACCGAGAGCAAGCTGGTCATCCTGTTGCTCATCAACGTCCTGCTGCTCATCGTCGGCATCTTCATGGAAGCCCTGGCCGCCATTGTCATCCTGACCCCCATCCTACTGCCCGTCGTGACCGGCGTGGGTGTCTCCCCGCTGCATTTCGGCATCATCATGGTCGTCAACCTGGCCATCGGCTTCATCACCCCGCCCGTCGGAGTGAACCTCTTCGTCGCCAGCGGCATCTCGAAGGCGAAACTCTCGGAGCTGTCCAAGTCCGTCATACCCATGATTCTGCTCATGATCGTGGTGCTCCTGATCATCACCTACATCCCAGAAGTACCGCTCTTCTTCATCTCGAAATAACGCACCCGTAACAAATGCCGCCGGACATTCCGGCGGCACTTTTCAAACCCGGCTGACGCACCTGTCAAGCCCGGATAAGGAGACTTTGTCCATGAAAATCATTGATTTCCGTTTCCGCCCCAACACTCCTGAGATAATCAACGGCATCAAAAACAGCGCCATGTTCAAGGCAGCCTGCAAGGCCATCGGGTTCGACGCCCGCCAGGCCCAGCCCCTGGACGAGATCGTGGCCGATCTTGACCGGCGCGGCGTCGAACGCGCGGTCATCACCGGCCGCGACTGCGAAACCACCTACGGCTCCCCGGCCAACAACGGGAGCGTGCTGGAGTTTTGCAAGGCCTATCCCGAAAAGTTCATCGGTTTCTGGGGCATCGATCCGCACAAGAAAATGGCCGCCGTGCACGAAATTGTCAGGGCCGTCGAAGAACACGGCATGAAGGGCATCGCCATCGACCCCTATCTGGCCCACATCCCGGCCTGCGAGGCCCGCTACTATCCGCTGTACACCAAGTGCGCGGAACTGAATCTACCCGTGTTCGTGACCATGGCCCCTCCGCCGCAGGTTCCCGGCGCCATCATGGACTACGCCGATCCCCGTCACGTCGATCAGGTCGCCCGCGACTTCCCTGAACTGACCATCATCATGAGCCATGGCGGCTATCCGTACGTCAACGAAAGCGTCTACGCCTGCCTGCGCAACGCCAACGTCTACATGGATTTCTCGGAATACGAACGCGCGCCCATGGCCGACGTTTTCGTGCAGGCCATGAGCACCATCATCCAGGACAAGGTCGTCTTCGCCAGCGCCCACCCGTTCATCGAACTCAAAGACGCCCTTGACGCCTACGCATCCTTCCCCCTAAGCGACGAAGTTCGCCGCAAGGTCATGTACGAAAACGCAAGCCGCATCCTGGGCCTTCACCGCAACTAGCCACTCCTTTAGCCCCCTGGGGATGACGCCACGGCGCTCCCCAGGGGGCTCAAAGAACGAACTGTCGACACGACCACAACCCTTTTGAAACCATCCGAGCCTTTATTGAGTGGCCTTGAGCGAGGCGCTGTACTTCTCGTCGACGTTTAACAGAGGTCACTGCAAAAATTCATCATCCCCTTGAAGAAGGGGAGCCAAACTTTTTTAACCATCTGAAAAAAATGGATTCCCGCCTGCGCGGGAATGACACTCAGGTTCTTTCGCGACTTTTTACTGTGTCGCCTTAACAGGCGAAATGATTTGGATCGGACCAAATTATATAGAATATAAAATGCACTGGAATAAAATGAAAAAAACTTAATAAGAATAAGATCACTGCAAAAAGTCGTCATCCCCTTGAAGAAATGGAGCCATGCTTTTTTAACTATCTTAAAAGAATGTGTTCCAGCCTACGCGGGAATGATACTCAGGTTACTTTGCGACTTATTGCAGTGTCGTCAATAATAAAATATTTCAAATTTATTATAAATCAATAAATATCATAAATAATATATATTATTTAAACATATAAACTTTATTAATCTTTAAGGAAGTTCGATGAAAAAAAGACGCAGCTTGCAAATTCTTATGGTGGGCTTCATTGCAGCTATCGTTACTCTTGTTTTGAGCGGGCTTGGTGCCATGGATTACATCAGGGAACGCTCAGAGCTGACCTCATCACTGGATCAGGATATGCAAATCATCTCCGGAAGATTGGCTGTAAACCTGGTTGCACCGCTCTGGGACATGAATGCTGATGGAGCCAAGGGCGTGCTTGAAAGTGAAATGACCAATCGGAATCTTTACGCCGCCACGATCATGCACAAGGACAAGCTCATTACCGGAGTGGTGCGGGATAAAACCTGGAATGCCGTCACTCTGGAAAGTCCCGTGGAACCTGGGAACTATGAAACAATCACGATTCCCCTGGTTTACGAGAAAAGCGGCAAAAAGACCGACCTGGGCGAACTCACACTGTTCATGAGCAAAAAGTTCCTGAACGAGACGCTTCGCGAAACACTGCTGGCCACGATACTGCGCGTCATCGTGGTGGACGCCATACTGATCCTTGGCATCGTGTTTTTCGTTCGGCGCACGATTACGCGTTCACTGCAGGGAATGATCGCCATGCTCAAGGATATCGCGGAGGGCGAAGGCGACCTGACGAGGCGCCTTGAGGACAAATCCGGAACGGAAATCCAGGAACTGGCGGACTGGTTCAACATATTCATCGATAAAATCCGCGCCATCATTACCGAAGTGGTGGACAACGCCCAGCGCCTTGAAACGTCTGCCCAGAATCTTCTGCAACTCTCCTCCACCCTTTCGACATCTGCCGAGGCAATGACCGGACAATCGAATAGCGCCTCGACATCATTGAACTCCATGAGCGGCAACATGAATTCCGTGGCTTCCGCGATGGAACAATTCGCTGTCAATATCGGTACAGTGGCCGCTTCTTCCGAGGAAATGAGTTCAACCATCCATGAAATTTCGCAAAACACCGCCAAGGCCAAGGACATCACGGGAAATGCGGTGCTCAAGTCCACAGAGGCTTCAGAGAGAGTCAACGAACTCGGCAGCGCCGCGCAAGAGATCAGCAAGGTCACCGAAACCATTACGGCCATATCCTCCCAGACCAATCTCCTGGCTTTGAACGCAACCATCGAAGCCGCCCGGGCCGGAGAGGCAGGGCGCGGCTTTGCTGTCGTGGCAAATGAAATCAAGGAATTGGCCATGCAAACCGCTCGGGCCACCGAGGAAATCCGGGAGAAAATCCAGGGCATTCAGAGCGCAACCGGAACCACCGTCGGCGAAATACATCATATCAGCCAGATCGTCGGCGACGTCGATCAGATCGTGGCCACCATAGCAGCGGCTGTCGAAGAGCAATCCGTGACGACCCGCGACATCGCGGACAACGTTGGGCAAGCGTCCCAGGGCGTCAAGGAGGTGAACGAAAATGTTGCCCACGCGGACACTGTTACTCGTCAAATTGCACGAAGCGTTGACGATGTCAGCGGCACTTCAGGGGACATATCCAACATGGCGGGGACAGTGCAGGAAAATTCCGAAGCATTGAGCGCTCTGGCGAAAAGTCTGAACACTCTTGTCGGCAAGTTCAAAATCTGAAGGCCAAGGAGATCCCTATACCAAGGGGAATCCCAGGCAAGACGATAAATCCAGTTTATCCATTCAACACGTTAACGTAACAACATGGAGGAAGAATGAAAAAGATCGCATTATTTTTTCTTGCGGCGTGCATGCTTATCCCGGCAGTAGGCATGGCAGCTCCGGAGTACACATTTGTCCGTATTGAAAACCTTCCAGAACAGGAGATAGGCGAACGCCTGCTCAAGGAAGTCTACAAACGCGCCGGAATTGAGATCGAAGTCGAAGCCATGTCCGGGGTCCGCGCCCTGGAAGCTGCGAGCTCCGGGGAAAAAGATGGCGAGGCCCTGCGCATCTGGAGCGTCGGCGAAAAATATCCTTCGCTGGTCCGCGTTCCAACGCCGCTCTCCGCGCTCACGACCCAGGCGTTTGTCAGAAAAGACAGCAACATCAAGCTCTCAAGTCCTGACGAACTCAAGAAATTCTCCATTGCCATCACCCGTGGCGTGGCCCACACCAAGGACATCACAGCCGGCCTGGAAAACGTGCACGAAGTGCCAAGCGAAGATTTGCTCATGCCTTTCGTCCAGGCAGGCCGCGCCGAAGTAGCCCTCACCAGCCTTGAAAACGGCATGGTCATCCTCAAGAATGCAGGGATCACTGACGTGGTTCCTGTGGAACAACCTCTCAAGGTTCATCCGCTCTACCATTATGTCAATGAAAAGAACAAGAATCTGGTGGAGAAGATCGATGCAGT from Desulfomicrobium apsheronum includes:
- a CDS encoding amidohydrolase family protein, with amino-acid sequence MKIIDFRFRPNTPEIINGIKNSAMFKAACKAIGFDARQAQPLDEIVADLDRRGVERAVITGRDCETTYGSPANNGSVLEFCKAYPEKFIGFWGIDPHKKMAAVHEIVRAVEEHGMKGIAIDPYLAHIPACEARYYPLYTKCAELNLPVFVTMAPPPQVPGAIMDYADPRHVDQVARDFPELTIIMSHGGYPYVNESVYACLRNANVYMDFSEYERAPMADVFVQAMSTIIQDKVVFASAHPFIELKDALDAYASFPLSDEVRRKVMYENASRILGLHRN
- the hpsG gene encoding (2S)-3-sulfopropanediol dehydratase, whose amino-acid sequence is MTRFTCGCMSPQEERLYNQIEGKEDKFRKTHSRVFKLLEKFDGQKPRIDVERALYFTQSMQETEGQPLVLRWAKALKHIAENMTVYVQEDQLLLGRAGFDGRYGILYPELDGDFLDIAVRDLPTRTQSPATITPEDAKIVVEQIAPFWKGKTFHEKLNAALPEEVHKLTYDDPEGLMSRFIVNETASFRSSIQWVHDFEKILKRGFNDIKREAEAKLAILDPLSPKDNCEKRPFLEAIVIVSDAIVHWAKRHAVLAREVAEKETDPARKAELIRMAENAEHVPGEPARDFWEACQSQWFTQMFSRIEQKTGTTISNGRMDQYFFPYYAQDVEAGKLTEEQAMELLECMWVGMAEFIDMYISPTGGAFNEGYAHWEAVTVGGQTPDGRDATNDLTHLILKSKREFPLHYPDLAARIHSRSPESYLWDVAETIKDGSGFPKLINDEEIVPLYVSKGATFAEAYDYAVSGCTEARMPNRDTYTSGGAYINFAAAVEMVLRNGRMKKYGDAELGLKTGDPTTFATWEEFWNAYVQQHLLFLRAAFVQQYKINKIRATCFAQPMGSAMHDLCMKHCIDLHQEQIPEGINLGYFEYMGLGTVVDSLAAIKKLVFEDKKLTMQQIIDAIDANFEGHEDIEALLRSAPCYGNNDPYADSIGREIDRISVEYGGKYSKELGMHNDVRYVPFTSHVPFGKVVSATPNGRKQYTPLSDGSSASHGADVNGPTAILLSNYNTKNYGMRDRAARMLNIKFTPKCIEGEQGTEKLVSFIRTFCDLKIWHVQFNVINRDTLIAAKKDPQKYRNLIVRIAGYSAYFVDLSPDLQNDLIARTEHGDI
- the hpsH gene encoding (2S)-3-sulfopropanediol dehydratase activating enzyme, coding for MSALEDKKKKGLVFNIQKYSVHDGPGIRTIVFLKGCPLSCNWCSNPESQKSEPELAFNAGRCLTFSKCTRCLQACLRGAIIREADDTLRIDRALCDGCPKNCAEACPSQGLIVYGQERSVDDVLKVVEQDAAFYTRSSGGLTLSGGEPLMQGEFALALLRDARRRRIKTAVETCGMVPWKTLEAASEYLNYVLYDIKHMDSGIHEAQTGCSNERILDNFRKLALLDPDKTILARTPVIPGFNDSEEAIIAIAKFLEPFPNVRYEMLPYHRLGTQKYHFLDRVPPMDEVTLDKSVMPRLIDAARSVLGDRVEVAK
- a CDS encoding TRAP transporter substrate-binding protein, encoding MKKKIVFAALGLMAAIGLSGSFNAAEAGKPLTLRLGHPMAPGNNVTVGYEKFKELVEAKSDRKIRIQIFGNAQLGSDRVTTEAAQAGTLDMSSCSSPNMASFNKAYMALDLPYITAPKYQENLYKALDEGELGQELEKLSNEIGLTTLMFSQYGYRNFVSTKKPIRTVADLANLKVRTTDSPVEVAVATALGMNPAPVAWGETYTALQQGTVDAEGNTFSLLNDAKHTEVLKYAMDSNHNYSMHLLLMNKKKWDSLTPDQQRILGESAREALQWQREETVRLEAKAWEAFKEKGIEITILDDAERAKLKELTAPVRDKFAEQIPANLLKLLNETQQ
- a CDS encoding TRAP transporter large permease subunit, which gives rise to MPITQINAPDTQSKCWAWIDENFEKIFLVSGLLLIILFITFQTTYRYLITHFSDTAGAAVWSEELSRYIFIWITYLALSVAIKKRSSIRIDIIFDKLPLRWQNASWVMVDTFFLILTLTICWTGWSQIERLLEFPQHTTALGIPYIIPYMVLPVGFGLMSLRLLQGLGRQVRICGLKDTLFALACVALVVSPVFVAEYIEPLPALFGYFVVLCLLGVPIAISLGLSTLATVICADTLPIQYLAQTAFTSIDSFPIMAIPFFIAAGVFMGAGGLSQRLLSLADEMLGGLYGGMALVTVATCMFFGAISGSGPATVAAIGALTVPAMVERGYDKYFAGALVAAAGAIGVMIPPSNPFVVYGISAQVSIGDLFLGGIVPGVLTGLVLMGYAYFFSKARNWHGEVRERSVKTLGKAFWNAKWALMVPVIVLGGIYGGLMTPTEAAAVAAFYGLIVGVFVYREIGFKKLFNCCVEATETSATIIVLMAMATLFGNIMTIEDVPGTIARAILSVTESKLVILLLINVLLLIVGIFMEALAAIVILTPILLPVVTGVGVSPLHFGIIMVVNLAIGFITPPVGVNLFVASGISKAKLSELSKSVIPMILLMIVVLLIITYIPEVPLFFISK
- a CDS encoding substrate-binding periplasmic protein, which translates into the protein MKKIALFFLAACMLIPAVGMAAPEYTFVRIENLPEQEIGERLLKEVYKRAGIEIEVEAMSGVRALEAASSGEKDGEALRIWSVGEKYPSLVRVPTPLSALTTQAFVRKDSNIKLSSPDELKKFSIAITRGVAHTKDITAGLENVHEVPSEDLLMPFVQAGRAEVALTSLENGMVILKNAGITDVVPVEQPLKVHPLYHYVNEKNKNLVEKIDAVIKEMTASGELEKLQKQYAEDILNK
- a CDS encoding methyl-accepting chemotaxis protein translates to MKKRRSLQILMVGFIAAIVTLVLSGLGAMDYIRERSELTSSLDQDMQIISGRLAVNLVAPLWDMNADGAKGVLESEMTNRNLYAATIMHKDKLITGVVRDKTWNAVTLESPVEPGNYETITIPLVYEKSGKKTDLGELTLFMSKKFLNETLRETLLATILRVIVVDAILILGIVFFVRRTITRSLQGMIAMLKDIAEGEGDLTRRLEDKSGTEIQELADWFNIFIDKIRAIITEVVDNAQRLETSAQNLLQLSSTLSTSAEAMTGQSNSASTSLNSMSGNMNSVASAMEQFAVNIGTVAASSEEMSSTIHEISQNTAKAKDITGNAVLKSTEASERVNELGSAAQEISKVTETITAISSQTNLLALNATIEAARAGEAGRGFAVVANEIKELAMQTARATEEIREKIQGIQSATGTTVGEIHHISQIVGDVDQIVATIAAAVEEQSVTTRDIADNVGQASQGVKEVNENVAHADTVTRQIARSVDDVSGTSGDISNMAGTVQENSEALSALAKSLNTLVGKFKI